One genomic region from Burkholderia latens encodes:
- a CDS encoding ABC transporter ATP-binding protein, protein MTQAACDVRCAAVDLTLKAGERMLLDGFTHAFRPAEIWCVAGPNGAGKTTLLATLAGLQRPAGGHVEIDGRPLADWPAGALARRRALMPQQLHDAFSATVFDTVLLNRFPYLGGWGWERDDDRAAARDALATFGLNALASRDVLSLSGGERQRVALAATLCQDAPLMLLDEPLAHLDLHHQIDALTALTEWLGAGARTVLFSCHDLNLARRFATHALLLDGRGHAWAGPVHDVLTPARASDAFGYPIVLIRENGRDALLPAWPQRR, encoded by the coding sequence ATGACGCAAGCCGCCTGCGACGTCCGTTGTGCAGCGGTCGACCTGACGCTCAAGGCCGGCGAGCGGATGCTGCTCGACGGTTTCACGCACGCGTTCCGGCCTGCCGAGATCTGGTGTGTCGCAGGGCCGAACGGTGCCGGCAAGACGACGCTGCTCGCGACGCTCGCAGGCTTGCAGCGGCCGGCCGGCGGCCACGTCGAGATCGACGGTCGGCCGCTCGCCGACTGGCCGGCCGGCGCGCTCGCGCGGCGCCGGGCGCTGATGCCGCAGCAATTGCACGACGCGTTCAGCGCGACCGTATTCGACACGGTGTTGCTCAACCGCTTCCCGTATCTCGGCGGGTGGGGCTGGGAGCGCGACGACGACCGCGCGGCCGCGCGCGACGCACTCGCCACGTTCGGACTGAACGCGCTCGCGTCGCGCGACGTGCTCTCTCTGTCGGGCGGCGAGCGGCAGCGCGTCGCGCTTGCCGCGACGCTGTGTCAGGACGCGCCGCTGATGCTGCTCGACGAACCGCTCGCCCATCTCGATCTCCATCACCAGATCGACGCGCTGACCGCGCTGACCGAGTGGCTCGGCGCGGGCGCGCGCACGGTGCTGTTCTCATGCCACGACCTGAATCTCGCGCGGCGTTTCGCCACGCACGCGCTGCTGCTCGACGGCCGCGGCCATGCGTGGGCCGGCCCCGTGCACGACGTGCTGACGCCCGCGCGCGCGAGCGACGCGTTCGGCTATCCGATCGTGCTGATCCGCGAGAACGGCCGCGACGCGCTGCTGCCCGCGTGGCCGCAGCGACGATGA
- a CDS encoding FecCD family ABC transporter permease, with amino-acid sequence MSAARAAAIWAVLAAVVALLFVASLSIGSVPMSPWQALASLVPHGGADVLFADIVRTLRLPRALAGFACGALLALAGALLQVLLRNPLAEPYVLGVSGGAAGFALVAMIAGAAWWVVDACAFAGALVSVALVLGLARRELWRGDSRDASPRLLLTGVVIAAGWGALVTLLLSLAPDARLRGIIFWLTGDLNGVTTPWFAWGALLLAACVALPAAPQLNVLLRGDATALALGVPVARLRVRIYLVASLAAAAAVTTAGTIGFVGLVVPHALRLAFGNDQRMLLPAAMLAGGGGVMASDLLARTAIAPAQLPVGVMTALVGVPVFLWMLLRRPMR; translated from the coding sequence ATGAGCGCCGCGCGCGCCGCGGCGATCTGGGCCGTGCTGGCGGCCGTGGTCGCGCTGCTGTTCGTGGCTTCGCTGTCGATCGGCAGCGTGCCGATGTCGCCCTGGCAGGCGCTCGCGTCGCTCGTGCCGCACGGCGGCGCAGATGTGCTGTTCGCCGACATCGTGCGCACACTGCGATTGCCGCGTGCGCTCGCGGGTTTCGCGTGCGGCGCGCTGCTCGCGTTGGCCGGTGCGCTGCTGCAGGTGCTGCTGCGCAATCCGCTCGCGGAGCCGTACGTGCTCGGCGTATCGGGTGGCGCGGCCGGTTTCGCGCTCGTCGCGATGATCGCGGGCGCCGCGTGGTGGGTCGTCGACGCATGCGCGTTCGCCGGCGCGCTGGTGTCGGTCGCGCTCGTGCTCGGGCTCGCGCGCCGCGAGCTGTGGCGCGGCGATTCGCGCGACGCATCGCCGCGGCTGCTGCTGACGGGCGTCGTGATCGCGGCCGGGTGGGGCGCGCTCGTCACGCTGCTGCTGTCGCTCGCGCCCGATGCGCGGCTGCGGGGAATCATCTTCTGGCTAACGGGCGATCTGAACGGCGTGACGACGCCATGGTTCGCGTGGGGCGCGCTGTTGCTGGCCGCATGCGTCGCGCTGCCGGCAGCGCCGCAACTGAACGTGCTGCTGCGCGGCGACGCGACCGCGCTCGCGCTCGGCGTGCCGGTCGCGCGCTTGCGCGTGCGGATCTACCTCGTCGCGTCGCTCGCGGCCGCGGCCGCGGTGACGACGGCCGGTACGATCGGCTTTGTCGGCCTCGTCGTCCCGCACGCGCTGCGGCTGGCATTCGGCAACGATCAGCGGATGCTGCTGCCCGCAGCGATGCTGGCGGGCGGCGGCGGCGTGATGGCATCTGACCTGCTCGCGCGCACTGCGATCGCGCCCGCGCAATTGCCGGTCGGCGTGATGACCGCGCTCGTCGGCGTGCCGGTGTTCCTGTGGATGTTGCTGAGGAGGCCGATGCGATGA
- a CDS encoding ATPase, whose protein sequence is MLNELETLSQNIGRLISLNKRYHSERLALEEQVAQMRAEADTVRAELEQLRDERNALAAERDALSAKIDDAQVKLNAILEKLPRTKSAEQADNQLDLLDAQARPDSDDAASHGEHA, encoded by the coding sequence ATGCTCAACGAACTCGAAACCTTATCTCAAAATATTGGCCGTCTGATCTCGCTGAACAAGCGCTATCACTCGGAACGGCTCGCGCTCGAGGAGCAGGTCGCGCAAATGCGCGCGGAAGCGGACACGGTCCGCGCGGAGCTCGAGCAGCTGCGCGACGAACGCAATGCGCTTGCGGCCGAGCGCGACGCGCTGTCGGCGAAGATCGACGACGCGCAGGTCAAGCTGAACGCGATTCTCGAAAAGCTGCCGCGCACGAAGAGCGCGGAGCAAGCCGACAACCAGCTCGACCTGCTCGATGCGCAGGCGCGCCCGGATAGCGACGACGCGGCCAGCCACGGAGAACATGCATGA
- a CDS encoding cell division protein ZapA: protein MSTKQIEVSILGQPYRLACSAETEAALLEAVARVDAEMSKIRANSSVRGTDRIAVMAALSLASELLRLQTSVRHGEAFPAEEIRRTMHQMNEQLGAVLAQHEAQ, encoded by the coding sequence ATGAGCACCAAGCAGATCGAAGTCTCGATTCTCGGTCAGCCGTATCGGCTCGCCTGTTCGGCTGAAACCGAAGCGGCGCTGCTCGAGGCCGTCGCGCGCGTCGATGCCGAAATGTCGAAGATCCGCGCGAACAGCTCGGTGCGCGGCACCGATCGCATCGCAGTAATGGCCGCGCTGTCGCTCGCGTCCGAATTGCTGCGACTGCAAACGAGCGTGCGGCACGGTGAAGCATTTCCGGCCGAAGAAATCCGTCGTACAATGCACCAGATGAACGAACAGCTCGGCGCGGTGCTCGCACAGCACGAAGCGCAGTAA
- a CDS encoding EVE domain-containing protein translates to MQYWLMKSEPDEASIDDLAHAPQQSLPWTGVRNYQARNFMRDTMKIGDGVLFYHSSCPEPGIAGLAEVSSTPYPDPTQFDPKSPYYDPKSTQEAPRWLLVDVRFVKKSPLVPLAVLREHDELADMRVLARGNRLSITPVTRAEWRFITEKLMK, encoded by the coding sequence ATGCAATACTGGCTGATGAAGTCCGAACCGGACGAAGCAAGCATCGACGATCTCGCGCATGCGCCGCAGCAATCGCTGCCATGGACGGGCGTGCGTAATTATCAGGCGCGCAATTTCATGCGCGACACGATGAAGATCGGCGACGGCGTGCTGTTCTATCACTCGAGCTGCCCCGAACCGGGCATCGCGGGCCTCGCCGAAGTCTCGTCGACGCCATACCCCGATCCAACGCAGTTCGATCCGAAAAGCCCGTACTACGATCCGAAGTCGACGCAGGAAGCACCGCGCTGGCTGCTCGTCGACGTGCGCTTCGTGAAAAAGTCTCCGCTCGTGCCGCTCGCGGTGCTGCGCGAACACGATGAACTCGCGGACATGCGCGTGCTCGCGCGCGGCAACCGGCTGTCGATCACGCCGGTCACGCGCGCGGAATGGCGCTTCATCACCGAAAAGTTGATGAAGTAA
- a CDS encoding SIMPL domain-containing protein (The SIMPL domain is named for its presence in mouse protein SIMPL (signalling molecule that associates with mouse pelle-like kinase). Bacterial member BP26, from Brucella, was shown to assemble into a channel-like structure, while YggE from E. coli has been associated with resistance to oxidative stress.), with the protein MTKKSALALSLALAAAVPVALTLASPAAHAQTANPHFPEPAGVLSLSSQASADVPQDIIHITLFYEQQAKDPGSLTAALNQRADAALAQAKGASGVSAHTGAFSVYPSTDRDGKISAWRGRTEVVLESRDFAAASKLAGQLSSQMQVANVEFSLSPEAQRAAEQKLTTEAIKSFRARADEAAKAFGYSSYSIRDVNVGGGRNVQPYTRMMAMAAAPMDSAKMSAPISVEGGKATVSVTVNGSVQMK; encoded by the coding sequence ATGACCAAGAAATCCGCACTCGCGCTGTCGCTCGCCCTCGCCGCCGCCGTGCCTGTCGCACTGACCCTCGCATCGCCGGCCGCGCATGCGCAGACCGCGAACCCGCATTTCCCGGAGCCGGCCGGCGTGCTGTCGCTGTCGTCGCAGGCGAGCGCCGACGTGCCGCAGGACATCATCCACATCACGCTGTTCTACGAGCAGCAAGCGAAGGACCCGGGCAGCCTGACGGCCGCGCTGAACCAGCGCGCCGACGCGGCGCTCGCGCAGGCGAAGGGTGCGTCGGGCGTGTCCGCGCACACCGGCGCGTTCTCCGTGTATCCGAGCACCGATCGCGACGGGAAAATCTCCGCGTGGCGCGGCCGGACCGAAGTCGTGCTCGAATCGCGCGATTTCGCGGCGGCGTCGAAGCTCGCGGGGCAACTGTCGAGCCAGATGCAGGTCGCGAACGTCGAATTCTCGCTGTCGCCGGAAGCGCAGCGCGCGGCCGAGCAAAAACTCACGACGGAGGCGATCAAATCGTTCCGCGCACGCGCCGACGAAGCCGCGAAGGCGTTCGGCTACAGCAGCTACTCGATTCGCGACGTGAATGTTGGCGGCGGCCGCAACGTGCAGCCGTACACGCGGATGATGGCAATGGCCGCGGCGCCGATGGACAGCGCGAAGATGAGCGCACCGATCTCGGTCGAAGGCGGCAAGGCAACCGTGTCGGTGACCGTCAACGGTTCGGTGCAGATGAAGTAA
- the lgt gene encoding prolipoprotein diacylglyceryl transferase has protein sequence MIIHPNFDPVAIHLGPLAVRWYGLMYLVGFIAAIVVGRIRLKLPHVAAQGWTVKDIDDMMFYGVLGTVLGGRLGYVLFYKADFYLSHPLDVFKVWEGGMSFHGGFLGVTLAMVLFAWQRKRHWLQVTDFVAPMVPTGLAAGRLGNFINGELWGRVTDPGAPWAMLFPGAMRDDAAWLPKHPALVEKWHLADVFMQYQMLPRHPSQLYEIALEGIALFFVLFFFARKPRPMGAVSALFLIGYGLARFTVEFAREPDDFLGLLALGLSMGQWLSLPMIVAGIALLVWAYRRRTVNAVA, from the coding sequence ATGATCATTCACCCGAATTTCGACCCCGTAGCGATCCATCTCGGCCCGCTGGCCGTGCGCTGGTACGGCCTCATGTATCTCGTCGGTTTCATTGCGGCGATCGTCGTCGGCCGAATCCGCCTGAAGCTGCCGCATGTCGCGGCGCAGGGCTGGACCGTGAAGGACATCGACGACATGATGTTCTACGGCGTGCTCGGCACCGTGCTCGGCGGCCGGCTCGGCTACGTGCTGTTCTACAAGGCCGACTTCTACCTCTCGCACCCGCTCGACGTGTTCAAGGTGTGGGAGGGCGGGATGTCGTTTCACGGCGGCTTCCTCGGCGTCACGCTCGCGATGGTGCTGTTCGCGTGGCAGCGCAAGCGCCACTGGCTGCAGGTCACCGATTTCGTCGCGCCGATGGTGCCGACCGGGCTTGCGGCAGGGCGGCTCGGCAACTTCATCAACGGGGAGCTGTGGGGCCGTGTGACCGATCCGGGCGCACCGTGGGCGATGCTGTTCCCGGGCGCGATGCGCGACGACGCCGCGTGGCTGCCGAAGCATCCGGCGCTCGTCGAGAAGTGGCATCTGGCCGATGTGTTCATGCAGTACCAGATGCTGCCGCGCCATCCTTCGCAGCTCTATGAAATCGCACTCGAAGGCATTGCGCTGTTCTTCGTGCTGTTCTTCTTCGCGCGCAAGCCGCGGCCGATGGGCGCGGTGTCCGCGTTGTTCCTGATCGGCTACGGGCTCGCGCGTTTCACCGTCGAATTCGCGCGCGAGCCGGACGACTTCCTGGGCCTGCTCGCACTTGGCCTGTCGATGGGGCAGTGGCTGTCGCTGCCGATGATCGTCGCGGGCATCGCGTTGCTCGTATGGGCGTATCGCCGCCGCACGGTGAACGCGGTGGCGTAA
- a CDS encoding LysR family transcriptional regulator, translated as MADPTPDLRQWRYFVTVADERHFGRAAERLSMTQPPLSQAIRALEDALGVALFARTKRSVALTAVGAALLPDVRRLLASADALPPLARRLARGEAGSLSLAFVSTADYGLLPSLLRAFGARYPQVRLQLAEATSDVQIDELVAGRIDAGLVIPPVPPRHAAGLSYLPVVREPLVVAMPAAAAPDVPETEPVHLADLAALPLVIFPRRLAPGFYDIITGCYGAAGETPRIGQEAIQMQTIVSLVSAGMGVALVPQSLRNLRRTGVVYRPLAGHAPVVETGLVWRTGDVSPVLAGFIDVVRAQSVTA; from the coding sequence ATGGCCGACCCGACGCCCGACCTGCGCCAGTGGCGCTATTTCGTGACGGTTGCCGACGAGCGCCACTTCGGCCGCGCGGCCGAGCGATTGTCGATGACGCAGCCGCCGCTGTCGCAGGCGATCCGCGCGCTGGAGGACGCGCTCGGCGTCGCGCTGTTCGCGCGCACCAAGCGCTCGGTCGCGCTGACGGCGGTGGGCGCCGCGCTGCTGCCCGACGTGCGCCGGCTGCTCGCGTCGGCCGACGCGCTGCCGCCGCTAGCGCGGCGTCTCGCGCGCGGCGAGGCGGGCTCGCTGTCGCTCGCGTTCGTGTCGACCGCCGACTACGGGCTGCTGCCGTCGCTGCTGCGCGCGTTCGGCGCGCGGTATCCGCAGGTGCGGCTGCAGCTCGCGGAGGCGACGAGCGACGTCCAGATCGACGAACTCGTCGCGGGCCGTATCGACGCGGGGCTCGTGATTCCGCCGGTGCCGCCGCGCCACGCGGCCGGGCTGTCGTATCTGCCGGTGGTGCGCGAGCCGCTGGTGGTCGCGATGCCGGCCGCCGCCGCGCCCGACGTGCCCGAAACCGAGCCCGTGCATCTGGCCGACCTGGCCGCGCTGCCGCTCGTCATCTTCCCGCGTCGTTTGGCGCCCGGCTTTTATGACATCATTACGGGCTGCTACGGCGCGGCGGGGGAAACCCCGCGCATCGGCCAGGAGGCGATCCAGATGCAGACGATCGTCAGCCTCGTATCGGCCGGCATGGGTGTCGCACTGGTGCCGCAGTCGCTGCGTAACCTGCGGCGCACCGGCGTGGTCTACCGGCCGCTGGCCGGGCACGCACCGGTCGTCGAGACGGGCCTCGTGTGGCGCACCGGCGACGTGAGCCCCGTGCTCGCGGGCTTCATCGACGTCGTGCGCGCGCAGTCCGTGACCGCGTGA
- the ilvD gene encoding dihydroxy-acid dehydratase codes for MPYNRRSRNITQGVARSPNRSMYYALGYQKEDFDKPMIGIANGHSTITPCNSGLQRLSDAAVAAVKAAGANPQIFGTPTISDGMSMGTEGMKYSLVSREVIADCIETCVQGQWMDGVVVVGGCDKNMPGGMIALARLNVPGIYVYGGTIRPGHWKGRDLTIVSSFEAVGEFTAGRMSQEDFEGVEKNACPTSGSCGGMYTANTMSSSFEALGMSLMYSSTMANPDQEKVDSAAESARVLVEAVKRDLKPRDIITKESIENAVSLIMATGGSTNAVLHYLAIAHAAEVDWSIDDFERIRKRVPVICDLKPSGQYVATDLHRAGGIPQVLRILLDAGLLHGDCMTITGRTIADELKDVPGVPRADQSVIFPIDRALYNEGHLAILKGNLAEDGAVAKITGLKNPVITGPARVFDDEQSAMDAILGDKIRAGDVLVLRYLGPQGGPGMPEMLAPTSAIIGKGLGESVGFITDGRFSGGTWGMVVGHVAPEAFVGGTIALVQEGDSITIDAHRLVLQLNVDDTELARRRAAWKQPAPRYTRGVLAKYAALARPANKGAVTG; via the coding sequence ATGCCGTACAACCGCCGCTCTCGAAACATCACGCAAGGCGTGGCCCGTTCGCCGAATCGCTCGATGTACTACGCGCTCGGCTATCAGAAGGAGGATTTCGACAAACCGATGATCGGCATCGCGAACGGCCACTCGACGATCACGCCGTGCAATTCCGGCTTGCAGCGGCTGTCGGACGCGGCCGTCGCGGCCGTGAAGGCGGCCGGCGCGAACCCGCAGATCTTCGGCACACCGACGATCTCGGACGGCATGTCGATGGGCACGGAAGGGATGAAATACTCGCTAGTCTCGCGCGAAGTGATCGCCGACTGCATCGAGACCTGCGTGCAGGGCCAGTGGATGGACGGCGTAGTGGTAGTCGGCGGCTGCGACAAAAACATGCCGGGCGGGATGATCGCGCTCGCGCGTCTGAACGTGCCGGGCATCTACGTGTACGGCGGCACGATCCGCCCGGGACACTGGAAGGGCCGCGACCTGACGATCGTGTCGTCGTTCGAGGCGGTCGGCGAGTTTACTGCCGGCCGGATGTCCCAGGAGGATTTTGAAGGGGTCGAGAAGAACGCATGCCCGACGTCGGGATCGTGCGGCGGCATGTACACCGCGAATACGATGAGCTCGTCGTTCGAAGCGCTCGGCATGTCGCTGATGTATTCGTCGACGATGGCGAACCCCGATCAGGAGAAGGTCGACTCGGCCGCCGAATCGGCGCGCGTGCTGGTCGAGGCCGTGAAGCGCGACCTGAAGCCGCGCGACATCATCACGAAGGAGTCGATCGAGAACGCGGTGTCGCTGATCATGGCGACCGGCGGCTCGACCAACGCGGTGCTGCACTATCTCGCGATCGCGCATGCGGCCGAGGTCGACTGGTCGATCGACGACTTCGAGCGCATCCGCAAACGCGTGCCGGTGATCTGCGATCTGAAGCCGTCGGGCCAGTACGTCGCGACCGATCTCCACCGCGCCGGCGGCATCCCGCAGGTGCTGCGGATCCTGCTTGACGCGGGGCTGCTGCACGGCGACTGCATGACGATCACCGGCCGCACGATCGCCGACGAACTGAAGGACGTGCCGGGCGTGCCGCGCGCGGATCAGAGCGTGATCTTCCCGATCGATCGCGCGCTGTACAACGAAGGCCATCTCGCGATCCTGAAGGGCAATCTCGCCGAAGACGGCGCGGTCGCGAAGATCACCGGCCTGAAGAACCCGGTGATTACCGGCCCGGCGCGCGTATTCGACGACGAGCAAAGCGCGATGGACGCGATCCTCGGCGACAAAATCCGCGCCGGCGACGTGCTGGTGTTGCGCTATCTCGGGCCGCAGGGCGGCCCCGGGATGCCGGAAATGCTCGCGCCGACTTCGGCGATCATCGGCAAGGGGCTCGGCGAGTCGGTCGGGTTCATCACGGACGGCCGCTTCTCGGGCGGCACGTGGGGCATGGTCGTCGGCCACGTCGCGCCCGAAGCGTTCGTCGGCGGCACGATCGCGCTCGTGCAGGAAGGCGATTCGATTACGATCGACGCGCATCGGCTCGTGCTGCAGCTGAACGTCGACGACACTGAGCTCGCGCGCCGCCGCGCCGCGTGGAAGCAGCCGGCCCCGCGCTACACGCGCGGCGTGCTCGCGAAATACGCGGCGCTCGCGCGGCCGGCGAACAAGGGCGCGGTCACCGGTTGA